From one Triticum urartu cultivar G1812 chromosome 3, Tu2.1, whole genome shotgun sequence genomic stretch:
- the LOC125544501 gene encoding protein PLASTID MOVEMENT IMPAIRED 2-like, with translation MEAAMDGGSVRATMSIFGESIGGRKADKNRAQENLSSEMKQRAKSDMDKLNERKASVDNERAGAESELSRARAMAKELERQIDQTKAKATSQRSGLQATWTRKNGAEEAQYAEVSQELERVKRELRKLKLEVKSAAEAKAKAESDVVATVCKIQSNLQAADEMKRRVDEANEEHVLVELARIEAERERRELEAQHVAEAERFAREIEAARSKVKEARREVSRARELEAKLEATNADVEVLQGEMELVRAMEKHHVPNDGAAEDTTRQKKGEAQDRALLQAAEAELSMAKNELESIKAGAFQFMTSMDRTRTEIMGVVQEIDRLKAQEKNADAQVQQLNAKLLKARAQMEAVTAADERSKAIVSNLTAAMQQLHAETEAASKEEELTMLEKRCVLAEADNVAAEMATAEERIRQSVKELEAAKASEASAMKKLKAAVESTMQARASAAPRRQGTITVSRFEYEYLSGRAALVRVVADKKVAAAQAWVQALKASEKEVAMRAEAAEREMREMGPREAQVASEAEKTAGEQKALEQELYDLNATAESVGLQCAYPRRRSSRVSATSKRSKGRRSSVSAANWNPKSPSFTIKRKKKMMPSLLKLIKEKRGGSDKSTN, from the exons ATGGAGGCTGCCATGGATGGTGGATCAGTGAGAGCCACAATGAGCATCTTCGGCGAGAGCATCGGTGGAAGAAAGGCAGACAAGAACAGAGCTCAAGAG AACCTGTCCTCTGAAATGAAGCAACGAGCGAAATCCGACATGGACAAGCTGAACGAGCGGAAGGCGTCAGTGGATAACGAGCGAGCCGGCGCCGAGTCGGAGCTATCGAGAGCACGAGCCATGGCCAAGGAGCTGGAGCGCCAAATCGACCAGACCAAGGCCAAGGCGACGTCCCAGAGGTCAGGGCTGCAAGCAACGTGGACACGAAAGAATGGCGCCGAGGAGGCCCAGTACGCGGAGGTGTCGCAAGAGCTGGAGCGCGTCAAGAGGGAGCTCCGCAAGCTGAAACTGGAGGTGAAGTCCGCGGCGGAGGCCAAGGCCAAGGCCGAGAGCGACGTCGTGGCGACGGTGTGCAAGATCCAGTCCAACCTGCAGGCCGCCGACGAGATGAAGCGGCGCGTGGATGAGGCGAACGAGGAGCACGTCCTGGTGGAGCTCGCGCGCATCGAGGCCGAGCGGGAGCGCCGCGAGCTGGAGGCCCAGCACGTCGCCGAGGCAGAGCGGTTCGCCCGGGAGATCGAGGCCGCGAGGTCCAAGGTGAAGGAGGCGCGCAGGGAGGTGAGCCGCGCGAGGGAGCTGGAGGCGAAGCTGGAAGCCACGAACGCCGACGTGGAGGTCCTGCAGGGCGAGATGGAGCTGGTGCGCGCCATGGAGAAGCACCACGTCCCGAACGATGGGGCGGCGGAGGATACCACGAGACAGAAGAAAGGAGAGGCGCAGGACAGGgcgttgctgcaggccgcggAGGCCGAGCTGTCCATGGCGAAGAACGAGCTGGAGAGCATCAAGGCGGGGGCGTTCCAGTTCATGACCTCCATGGACCGCACCCGGACCGAGATCATGGGGGTCGTCCAGGAGATCGACCGGCTCAAGGCGCAGGAGAAGAACGCGGACGCGCAGGTGCAGCAGCTGAACGCGAAGCTCCTCAAGGCGAGGGCCCAGATGGAGGCCGTCACGGCCGCCGACGAGAGGTCCAAGGCCATCGTGTCGAACCTCACGGCGGCGATGCAGCAGCTGCATGccgagaccgaggcggcgagcaAGGAGGAGGAGCTGACCATGCTGGAGAAGCGGTGCGTGCTAGCAGAGGCCGACAACGTCGCCGCGGAGATGGCCACGGCCGAGGAGCGGATCAGGCAGTCGGTGAAGGAGCTGGAGGCGGCGAAGGCGTCCGAGGCGTCGGCAATGAAGAAGCTCAAGGCTGCCGTGGAGAGCACAATGCAGGCCAGGGCGTCGGCGGCGCCCCGGCGGCAGGGGACTATAACCGTCTCGCGGTTCGAGTACGAGTACCTGAGCGGGCGCGCGGCGCTGGTCCGGGTGGTGGCCGACAAGAAGGTGGCCGCGGCGCAGGCGTGGGTGCAGGCGCTCAAGGCCAGCGAGAAGGAGGTGGCGATGCGGGCCGAGGCGGCGGAGCGGGAGATGAGGGAGATGGGCCCCAGGGAGGCGCAGGTGGCGTCGGAGGCGGAGAAGACGGCGGGCGAGCAGAAGGCGCTGGAGCAGGAGCTGTACGACCTGAACGCGACGGCGGAGAGTGTGGGCCTGCAGTGCGCGTACCCGCGGCGGAGGTCGAGCAGGGTGTCGGCGACGTCGAAGAGGTCGAAGGGTCGGCGGTCGTCGGTGTCCGCGGCGAACTGGAACCCCAAGTCGCCGTCGTTCACCatcaagaggaagaagaagatgatgccCAGCCTCCTGAAGCTCATCAAGGAGAAGAGAGGCGGCAGCGACAAGAGCACCAACTGA